Part of the Primulina huaijiensis isolate GDHJ02 chromosome 15, ASM1229523v2, whole genome shotgun sequence genome is shown below.
NNNNNNNNNNNNNNNNNNNNNNNNNNNNNNNNNNNNNNNNNNNNNNNNNNNNNNNNNNNNNNNNNNNNNNNNNNNNNNNNNNNNNNNNNNNNNNNNNNNNNNNNNNNNNNNNNNNNNNNNNNNNNNNNNNNNNNNNNNNNNNNNNNNNNNNNNNNNNNNNNNNNNNNNNNNNNNNNNNNNNNNNNNNNNNNNNNNNNNNNNNNNNNNNNNNNNNNNNNNNNNNNNNNNNNNNNNNNNNNNNNNNNNNNNNNNNNNTGTctagttgaaataaatcaaactaatcaaattatacgacaaataaaatataaaaaaaattgcaaaagagcatatataatctacatggtctcaatgtccgttttcattggaaaagtaccataaagaatgacataatttatcattaatttctctgtctagttgaaataaatcaaactaatcaaattatacgactaataaaatataagaaaaatttgcaaaagagCATATAGAATCTACATGGTCTCAATTCCTATTTTCATTGGAAAAGTACCATAAAAATGACATTTTCTGACATGTTTTCAATGACACTTGTAGAAAAGTGTAAGTTTGATATGTGTATTaagacattaattaaatatcacaatttatgaaattaaaaataaaataaagtatcatattaatgtgtttgtaatatttgtcgttgattcaactaaaataatgaaataaagttatttttattttcaatatcaatctttatatcagaaaattgaaaagtcacctaaataaataaataaaacattaatgaagtaatggtgaattaaagattaaataagtaaattaacaattcaaactcatatttcacttaaataaataaataaaacattaatgaagtaATAGTGAGTGAAAGGATAACCAAGTAAGTGAAAGGGTAACcaagtaaattcacaattcaactcACATATTTATAGTTAGTATAGATAAGATATGTCTTGTATTGTGACTTGTAAAGAcagaaaataacatatattgaAATGCATGTGATAAAGATGAAAAGCCTAACTCGAAACTACTTAATCTCGTTATTGATCTAATATGGAATGGTGGCTACCTAAGCAATATCAACTGCTACTGTCCACCGGGTGTAACATATTCGTGAGCATATATAGTCTCAATTTCCATGATCGTGGATGCGTGGGCACTGAAATCTCGTAGGAGTTCGTCACGGTGACTGAGATGGGGAAGTTTAAAGTTGTGAGATCGTGCCAATATGATTCCAGTGGCTTTTGAACGATCATCATGTCTGTTATTCATGTCTTGATGTCATTACTTCATTTGAAACTGAAAGAGTTTATAAATGGAAACTATTATAGaacataagttattttgttagAAATGTAGACAAATTTCCAGATTAAATTCTAACTttgtttaaattgaaaaaacaaTCAGACTACTCacataacataaaatttaacTATGAATAACGTGTACTCAAGTAATGATCCTTTATGAAACTTCAATatataacacactatgaatAACATGTACTCAAGTAATGATCTTTTATGAAACTTTAATATATAACACATTTTTATTACTATAACAATCAATTATTCTCACATCACACTGCCCAAATAAAACAATTGATTTGATCcataaaaaaactattttcatattttttatttgaaagccTGGTAAAGAAAGATGAATCAGAAACAAATAAACTAACAAACAGATCAACAGTTGACATACCATTTGCTGTCGGAAGTTGTGTGAACTTCAATCTGCTATATTCTTACAAGAGTCAACGAAATGGAAACGAGCTTCTTATCGTTCCGAACCATCGGAGAACGGAGTCAAGGCATCTTGCTTCCTGTTCACATAGTAATCAACAACGGCCTTCATTCTCACAAGCTTTAGAATCTATAaggaatatttatatatttttgtttctttttaaaattagtGCATGTTGAGAAGTAATAGTTAGGCGAtcaaatatgatttaaaatattgattttattgttactatcatatataaattttgataaaaaatttatcatatgtTTGATTATCATAAATTATAAGTAGTATAATTATTAGTAGAGGATTGTTGAAAGCAATAATGAAATGAGAGTGATTGAAGAACACAGAATTTGAACTATTGTATAATTCAAAAGAAAGTCGAGTTTcgttgttaaaaaataataatttttattaaagcaGTAGATACTTGATAATACAAttaaagaaatataatttacaatacatttaaatattataattttaatttatataatcaaatattaaattaaaagcaaataaaaatatcagtaagtgaaatataaaaaaaatcaatgacttacacacaaaaattattataaacttACGTAAAACTTATAATTATTAATGCTTACATTTTAcataacaaatattttaataatatatactatAATTATTGCTTACATTTTAcataacaaatattttaataatatatatttctaaataataatatttaatatcaaTTAAAAGGAAGAAATGTGTACTAATTAAAATagggaaaatatatataaaatgaaaaaagagtaCTTTAGTTAGTAAAAACAATGTATATAAATAGGAAGACTATCAACTAttccatatatattatttttcagaaacAGGTTACTTCTAAACATAATcgatcaataaaaatatatcatcacTCTTCATCTTCAGAATCTGAAGCAGTTTCTTTCTGAATTGGGGAGGAGCTTCTATATATTAGCAGCGACATCAACTCGCCTTCGCCCAGGGGTGAATGATTTCCTTAACCACGTCATTAGCTGGTAAGATGGATGGAGCGAGTAGTATATATGAGAATAAATGCATTGGAAATTGTATCCACCAAACAACAGAAACTTCACAAATAAATCACAAGGGCATGCATCCATGCATGATCGATCATGCACTTGAATAACGCAAGCAAATCATAgtaattagatttcaaaaattgGATTTCGTTCTGCTTCATGATTGCTGACAAATTTAGCCTGCAAGATAGAGGCATAGCTGATATGAGAGTTGGGAACTATTACATTCAGTCACTAATTTCTGCAAAAGGTCCTCAAAAAAATGCATGGATATATATCAAGTACTGATAATTAAGAACAATACAATTCCCGATCCACCGGCATAAATTACACAAGACAAATTAGATCAGGTCATCTAGGAGAGTAACACAATCCAGTATATATGGACTACTAAAACTTCATCTGATCCAGGAAAGTCGTCAGTCAAGCATCGCAAAAGGAAGAAGATATGCTTTCACCATTTGATCACCATATAAGAAGCCCACAAGTTGATCTAGTCTTGGCTGATGCTTTCATAGAAAAGGGCCCAGATGATTCATGTACAGTTGTtttaacgtcccgaaaatcggaaagtccacgtgaaccacatgcatgcaaattattaaatttctttgatattttattaaattattttaaaacataaaatgtacgtttattttattatttaattaacactTAAACACCcacttaacctaaacctaaactcCACTCAGCCGACACACTCCTATCAGCAACAATTCTCCTCGCTTTCTTCACCAGCAACCCCAAGAAGGCATCGGCTCTTGCTTGTTCTTGCACCCAAGGATCTCCGGCGCTCCTCTCTTCATTCTTCTCACGTTTTTACATTTACCAGGCACGCATGTTTGTTCCTTTGCACATCATCCACGCCAATATTATACGAAAATGAGTGTAAATGCATTTAAATCCTTCCATCCATATGGTGTGTGCATTTTATTGAAGTTTTGGCATGAAAATTGGCATCGGTTGTTGCATACTCATGTTTTGTGTAATTTGTTGCATGGGGGCTGCTGAATTGTGTTATTAAGGGCCTGTAGGCGTTGAGTTTTATGAGGAAAGGAGGCTGATGATCATGTCGAGGCACGGGTTGGCAAGGGGGGCCGATCGCGTTTAGCTTTGGAGTGTGTATGTTGGTTAGATCAAGAATTTGTAAGAGGGTGCCGATGCATGGAGCATGCTAGGGACATGGGGCAGACCTTAATGGGTCTGAGACATGCCCTGGAGCAACTCTTGAAAGGCTGGTGTTGAGTGGAAGGAAGGTTGAAGGAATTAGCCGTGAGTTAGGGTCGCGTGGGTTGTTTCGGGCTCGCGTCTTGTGGTTTTTGTTTGCTGCGGGCACAGGACTAGGAGCACTGGTTGGAGACGTCCAGGAGAGTGCCGAGGTGAGCTAGAGGGGGCTGGTTTGGGGCGGGCCCTCGATGGTTAAGTCTAGGATAGATGATACGAGAGAATAGTGCGACTAGTGGTATGATGTGAACGTGCAGAAAATTTCAGCACCCTTGGGTCtcgtttttttttgggtattagAGGGCTGGAGCGTGTGGTTTTAAGGCTGATTGGGTAAGTTTAAGACATGATTCAAGGTAGgagaaattttggttaagtttcgagtcgatccgggttaaaaccgggactccggtctaagttttaaaacaaatcggttaagttgtgtattgggctcgagtttacgtctaggaatgcttttgaatatgttttgggatattttaaggagtttggtaagcttcgggtcaattttagaggtccaggggtgaaacgataattttgggtttccatgggcaaaatggtcattttgcaatcggggtgagattttggtcctgacagcgccctgagcacaaatttatgatattttaaatgtttatgcatcatgattcacgagttttaagattttatgaacatatacgttgcatgcttgaatttaaagaaaattgcagtggttcatgatttttataagtgatgaaaatgataatgttttgaatgacgggaattagttgtggctatcgaagtatatgtaaatgtttaagacgtatatgtaaatgctgatgatgaggcctaggcacagtggatgcgtgatcctgtcactgatgtccgacagccgccgggtaccgcggttctatgtacgatggatccatcgtaaatgatgatgtacgatagtcacttCTAATGAACTGAAATCACTAAAGGAAATGATAAACGATGAACGATGAATgataatgatgaatgatgattaacgatgagctgttttgacacgtcacaatgttacacgacacgtttatgttacgTTTTTAAAGTTCACGAAaggtatgttgagtatgatatttttcactgctgtgtgctatgcatatgtatttgctattaacggtgcaggtgtgttgagtctttagactcactagccgtgcgtgatgcaggtgagcttaatGATGAGTGGActgaggtgccgaactctgagtaggtagacctggtgcggtgacacgacccgaggaccgcatattttccgcattatgatttatgagatttgagaggagatgaacattttcatacgttgatgattttaagatttttactcGCTTATGTTTACGTTGATTTTAGaagattttggttatttttaaaactgCGTTATTTTTATTGACAAATAAatacaattattttaaatgttattttgtaaataagagctttttttaaaaaaaaataaaaaatattccgCATTTTTAAAACGGGGACGTTTCAGTTGTCTTGCTCCCTGCCCAAACAAGAACGAACCGAAagattcataaaaataaaaataaaaaaaaaaaaaagaagaagcgaACCCCACAAATAATATTGTAACTGaaacaagaaaaatgaaatGCATAAGCTCACGTCAACAGATGGCAGTTGATGAAGCCAAACAAGAAATGCAAACTTCATGTGATAGTAGAGAGGGAACCTCAAAAACCAAACAAACTTTAATGAAAACCTAAGATTACCAAACGAGTGAGACACACAAAGAAATATTATATTCAGGTTCGTAAGTACGCGACAGTGTGCCTTAATCCGATGGAAAAAGGGGCAAGAAAATAGGTATAAAATTACCAACAGAGAAATTTATCTGTGAACGTACAACTCGGCAACACTGAAAGATCCATAAGCTGCAAACATGTGATCTCAGCAAAATGATAAGTCGATGATGTCCGTTTAGTTATAGTTCTGGAAAGTTCTGGAAAACATAGATAATTCCATTATCCATcctaaaattaatataaaaatttatgataggACAGTATTCTAGAGCATCAATAGACATATGGCACTAAAAATTACTAATTATTTGCAATTCAAACACCAGGCATTAAACAATATAACTCTCTATCTCTCTCTCTCACGGCCTGCAGATTTTAGAAAACACGAGCATATATAACTCTCCAGATAGGACCAATTTGATCTCATATATGACCATAAATTTATCGACAATAATTTTAACAATTCAACCAACCAGCCCAATACAAAAGCCACTTTTGCTGTTCATCTTGATCTTTTGCCTCGATGGCTTTAAATGTAGAATATACAGGATAAGACAATCCCCACAGAACAGCTGCAAAAgatatgcatattgtcaacgGATTATCAACATTCCAGATTCCGCAAGCAAATAAAAGTCTTAACAGCGAAGACGGAGAAAATTTCAGCTCCATAAATTGTTATCAACTGATATATTATAAATCCAATTAAAGggagaaattaatttttatagttTCACAAGCTTGTCAACAGAACGATCCAATTAAAAAAACGAACAGAATACGCAAGGATCCAATAGCTCTATGCCCAAGTACAATAAGCTGAATTGAAGAGTATATATTCTTCAATGGTGTTTTCCACACCTTTTGGTTGCCCTGCATCCTATATGGCAACCTACGTATCATAATGATCAACAAATGAGAATTTGGGGTCTTGTACAATGCAAAACCGATATCATATTAGATTATTAAATGACCtatgagagagagagagatacagaagatgatgatgatataTATGTACCAGTAAATACTCTTGTTCTTGGTTCACATGACTCATGCCCAAAGCGAGAAGGGCATGATCCATCTACGATGTCACCCCGATGATTTTACATCATTTGACAACGTATTCAGAATCCTTAGCAATCCATTTTCAAGACAAACGTGAAAGCAAGAAACTGTTAGAAATTTTtctccaaaatcatgtttttacgtatacatgaacatgataaaACTATATGCGGAAATAGATCGAgtattacctccggccattgaaaattttgatttctctgcTTTTCTTTCCGGTTGAAAtcttctaagcactccaccctctcgatagatggtgtatatttcttatgaggtgtgtgtgcttagggacctcaatcgtctctatttataggcgttttttcataccatcgatgaatgtatcgggagccgagattcagaaggagaatcgtgtacgcatctaaattttcttggccGTCGCCAATATCAATTTGTACACGCTTCTTCTTTAACATGTGTCAcgtttttcttacattctcccacttgacacatatatctcttttaccataggagaaaacaaaatacatgaatcatggcaaTAGTTCCTCTACAAACgagtattatcttccatgtatcacaatgcattatgtatctcaaactgtataacttaatgaataaaccttatgtttattcgaggtccaactttattgatatttctcaaatcaatgaatgtgtacacaacaaatatgagaaaatatcacatcatagtttcattaaatttgttcttacaacaaaattacataaaggaaccaagtctcattctttctgtatgatccttaaatttcaatggtggcatgcccttagttaaaggatccgcaatcatcaattcagtgctaatgtgctcgataagtaacttcttatctttaacacgttctcgtatggctaaatatttaatgtcgatgtgcttgcttcgactaccacttttgttatttttagccataaaaacagcagctgaattgtcacaatatattcttaatggcctagatatagaatccataattctaagccctgaaatgaaactcttcaaccatacaccatgtgaggttgcctcaaaacaagatacgaactcagcttccatagtggaagtagcagtcaatgtctgttttgcacttctccaagatacagctccaccagctagcataaaaatatatcctgaagtggattttcttgaatcaatgcagccagcgtagtctgaatcagagtagccaattacttccaaattctcagttcgtctgaacataagcatataatctttggtcccttgaaggtacctcattactttctttgcagctttccaatggtctaaacctggattactctgatatcttcccaacatcccaacaacaaatgcaatgtcaggtctagtgcaaacctgagcatacatcaagcttccgacagcagaagcataaggaatgtttttcatttgttcccgctctagatcattctttgggcattggctcaaattgaatttatcgcctttcacaacaggagctatacttggtgaacaatctttcatccgatatctctctaaaactttgttgatataggtttcttgagacagacctataatacctcgaattctatctctatgtatcttaatgccaatgacataagatgcatcacccatatccttcatatcaaagtttttagagagaaattgtttcacctcatataacaaacccttatcattggttgcaagtaatatatcatccacatatagaataaggaaacaaatcttgctcccactgaccttctggtatatacattgatccatgaggttctcaacgaatccgaatgaagagataacatcatgaaattttaaataccattgacgggaagcttgtttcaatccatatatagatttcttaagcttacaaaccaattgctcaccattactagagaagaatccttcaggttgtttcatataaacctcttcctctagttctccattgagaaaagctgttttcacatccatttgttgcaaatctaagtcaaaatgtgcaactaatgctagaatgatacggagagaatctttcttagatacaggagaaaaagtctccttataatcgattccttcctgctgagtgaatcctttagcaacgagtcttgctttatacctttcaatgttgcctaatgagtctttctttgttttgaagacccatttacatccaatggcttttacaccatcaggcaactgaacaagatcccagactctattaactgccatagaattcatctcttctttcatagcattaaaccatagttttgactcattacaattcatggcttgtgaaaacgtttcaggatcattttcgactccgatgttaaaatccgattcttgtaaatacacaacataatcactagatattgctgatcttcttattctagtagatctcctaaggttgtttggttgatcaacaatttcttgttgttcttcattaccaacttgatctactggattttcatcagcaATTTGTGGAACTTCATTAACTTGTTGTCTAACacccatttggtcttgaggggtgtgaataacgaTCAATCTGTCCATTGAATAAGAGGGCTgtgcattaatgtgatcattctcaaaaactatgtcatgatcactcccactaatcaagtcattttcaagaaattttgcatttcttgattccaccattctagtgttgtgagatggacaatagaatctgtaccctttggatttttcggcatacccaatgaaatatccacttatagttcttgggtccagtttcttttcatgtgggttgtaaactcttatttcagaaggacaaccccaaacgcgtatatgttgtaaactcggtttccaacctttaaataactcaaatggcgtctttgggaTAGCCTTGgttggaactcggtttaatatatacacagctgtcttaagagcttcagtccacaaaGATTTATGAAGTTTAGAGCTAAGaaacatgctcctcaccatgtccaataatgttcggtttctcctctcagctacgccattttggtccggagaaccaggcatagtatattgggcaacaatcccatgttcttgaagaaacttcgcaaacggaccaggtgcttgtccattctcagtgtatctaccgtaatattctccacctctatcagttctcacgatcttaatatattttccacattgcttctccacttcagccttaaaaaccttaaaggcttcaagtgcttcgtttttattatgaagcatgtagatatacatgtatcgtgagtaatcatcaatgaaagagatgaagtatttcggactttgcatgtccatatctggacaacaaatatctgaatgtatgatttctaatatttctgtactcctcttggcaccctttttagacttattagtctgctttcccttaatgcaatccacacaagtctcaaaatcagtaaaatctaaagtactgagtactccatcatttactaa
Proteins encoded:
- the LOC140958775 gene encoding LOW QUALITY PROTEIN: HVA22-like protein k (The sequence of the model RefSeq protein was modified relative to this genomic sequence to represent the inferred CDS: deleted 1 base in 1 codon; substituted 1 base at 1 genomic stop codon); amino-acid sequence: MAGVSCFHVCLENGLLRILNTLSNDVKSSGCSVGIVLPVYSTFKAIEAKDQDEQQKWLLYWAAYGSFSVAELFSLKFVWFLRFPLYYHMKFAFLVWLHQLPSVFGTLKQLYMNHLGPFLXKHQPRLDQLVGFLYGDQMAKFVSNHEAERNPIFEI